The Lathyrus oleraceus cultivar Zhongwan6 chromosome 5, CAAS_Psat_ZW6_1.0, whole genome shotgun sequence genome includes the window TTGACTATGAAGAACCAAAAATCAAGGTCCAGTGCCATGAAGATTGCAGTTGGAGTTTACGGTAATAAGTTAATTAATTCACTAAGATTTTCTCACCATTAATACttttaataaataaaaagaaGAGGTTCAAAACCATCGCTTAATTATCGAAATTGATCATGTGCAAAAAATACTCAGGAGTGGAAAGTGCAGCTATACAAGGAGATTCCAAGGATGAAATAGAGGTAACTGGAGAAGGGATAGATTCAGTTAAACTCACAAGGCTGCTAAGAAAGAAATTTGGCTATGCAAATTTGGTAAGTGTTGGTGATGTGGAaaagaaagaggaaaagaaagaagagaaaaaagaagagaagaaagaagaggtAATTGTGGCATGGCCTAATGGTGTTCCTCATTTTAATTACCCTGTGTGTGAGATTATAAGGAAC containing:
- the LOC127088008 gene encoding disease resistance protein Pik-1 — encoded protein: MAKQKVVIKLTMKNQKSRSSAMKIAVGVYGVESAAIQGDSKDEIEVTGEGIDSVKLTRLLRKKFGYANLVSVGDVEKKEEKKEEKKEEKKEEVIVAWPNGVPHFNYPVCEIIRNSYQYEPCNCSIM